The following are from one region of the Bacteroidota bacterium genome:
- a CDS encoding T9SS type A sorting domain-containing protein, whose translation MKKGLLIAIGVGTGLSLSAQRPANVGGVKKWDLTGINSAKIDAESVNFFAQASATARNGNPTVQANGTKFTSSRNAFTLLVSQSNCMTANQALGAAMFTARISADWSPPSVNSGFIEHTWTTNNGSSWDSTYFANNGTNLYRYPSGAIFNPASNTTLSNAFAVGVGPYTDGSGWMGNYYSSQNMVNAQTNVNTVDNGTSYIGFARIDVQSTDQHVWVTAGLYTDPNGTTALAQGFRGAAIMKGTLSSNAFVWQTDSIKPTFHQDGTGANDCYTITHLAFSQDGNTGYAVFFGVDASATTSQTRTFSPLVWKTTDAGATWTRYQQNFDFTTISTISNNLIQASDGNLKPWFSQNNGSDVTVDNNGQLHIFCEVGSGASNDNDSLGFTWTLTGANNTARHFMYDVHTTTNGWNAWLIDTLLSSPNDQTSQWSDGTSTFATDARAQISRSSDGTKLFYIYSDTDPNIGAGDNNFPNLFGRAVDLSIANVNANATARQQFSTDDNLFWQYVSNITLVNGTTYTVPVSNSLARDLSFNMLTPFDHYYMNNVQFTAAQFNTTADLSAVGIEEFASVGTLNFFPNPANDQINVVLDLINSENVSIEIVNSLGQTVLVENRDLAAGNSVVRMNTENLTEGVYFLTVTAGNARAVEKVVIQ comes from the coding sequence ATGAAAAAAGGATTACTCATTGCCATTGGCGTTGGTACAGGCCTTTCGCTTTCGGCGCAGCGTCCTGCCAATGTCGGAGGAGTTAAAAAGTGGGATCTTACCGGAATTAACAGCGCAAAGATTGACGCTGAATCGGTAAATTTCTTTGCCCAGGCATCGGCCACTGCCCGTAACGGCAACCCGACCGTTCAGGCAAACGGAACCAAATTCACCAGTTCACGTAACGCCTTCACCCTGCTGGTGTCTCAGTCAAACTGTATGACTGCTAACCAAGCACTTGGTGCCGCTATGTTCACCGCCCGTATCAGTGCCGACTGGAGCCCCCCGTCAGTAAACAGCGGTTTCATTGAGCACACCTGGACCACCAACAACGGTTCAAGCTGGGATTCAACCTACTTTGCAAACAACGGTACCAACCTTTACCGCTACCCTTCAGGAGCTATTTTCAACCCGGCTTCTAACACCACATTATCTAACGCATTTGCCGTGGGTGTTGGTCCTTATACCGATGGTTCTGGCTGGATGGGCAACTACTACAGCAGCCAGAATATGGTAAACGCTCAAACCAACGTAAACACCGTGGATAACGGTACCAGCTACATTGGCTTTGCACGTATCGACGTTCAGTCAACCGATCAGCATGTATGGGTTACCGCCGGTCTTTATACCGACCCGAACGGTACCACCGCACTCGCTCAGGGCTTCCGTGGCGCTGCGATCATGAAAGGCACCCTTTCATCTAATGCTTTCGTATGGCAGACCGACTCGATCAAGCCGACCTTCCACCAGGACGGTACAGGTGCTAACGATTGCTACACCATCACCCACCTTGCTTTCTCACAAGACGGCAACACCGGTTATGCAGTATTCTTCGGTGTAGATGCTTCTGCAACCACTTCACAAACACGCACCTTCAGCCCGCTGGTTTGGAAAACAACCGACGCCGGTGCTACCTGGACCCGTTACCAGCAGAACTTTGACTTCACCACCATCTCTACAATCAGCAACAACCTGATTCAGGCTTCTGATGGTAACCTCAAGCCCTGGTTCTCTCAGAACAACGGTTCTGACGTAACTGTGGACAACAACGGCCAGCTGCACATTTTCTGCGAAGTAGGCAGCGGTGCTTCTAACGACAACGATTCACTCGGCTTTACCTGGACACTGACCGGCGCTAACAATACCGCCCGTCACTTCATGTACGACGTACACACCACCACCAACGGCTGGAATGCATGGCTGATTGACACCCTGTTGAGCTCACCCAACGATCAGACCTCACAGTGGTCAGACGGTACCAGCACTTTTGCTACCGATGCCCGTGCTCAGATTTCACGTTCTAGCGACGGTACCAAACTGTTCTACATCTATTCTGACACCGATCCGAACATTGGCGCTGGCGACAACAACTTCCCGAACCTCTTTGGCCGTGCAGTTGACCTGAGCATTGCTAACGTTAACGCTAACGCAACCGCTCGTCAGCAGTTCTCTACAGACGACAACCTGTTCTGGCAGTATGTGTCTAACATCACACTCGTTAACGGTACCACCTACACTGTTCCTGTATCCAACTCACTCGCACGCGACCTGAGCTTCAACATGCTCACTCCGTTCGATCACTACTACATGAACAACGTACAGTTCACTGCTGCTCAGTTCAACACCACCGCTGACCTTTCAGCTGTAGGTATTGAGGAGTTTGCTTCTGTAGGTACACTCAACTTCTTCCCGAACCCGGCCAACGACCAGATCAATGTAGTGCTCGACCTGATCAACAGCGAGAACGTAAGCATTGAAATCGTAAACAGCCTTGGTCAGACCGTTCTCGTTGAGAACCGCGACCTCGCTGCCGGTAACTCAGTTGTTCGCATGAACACTGAAAACCTCACCGAAGGTGTTTACTTCCTCACTGTAACCGCTGGCAACGCCCGCGCAGTAGAGAAAGTAGTTATTCAGTAA
- the rpsA gene encoding 30S ribosomal protein S1: MAETTNNTITPPEFDWNAVGKKADLYSKEELANLDALYGQTLKSINDHEVVEGVVVNKNSKEVVVNIGFKSDGVIPLSEFRYNPDLKSGDKVEVYIENQENKDGQLVLSHKKARAMKSWERINSALSTDEVIKGYVKCRTKGGLIVDVFGIEAFLPGSQIDVKPIRDYDIYVGKTMEFKVVKINNEFKNVVVSHKALIEEELEAQKREIISKLEKGQVLEGTVKNITSYGVFVDLGGVDGLIHITDLSWGRISHPEEIVKLDQKINVVILDFDDQKKRIALGLKQLTSHPWEALSAELKVGDKVKGKVVVIADYGAFVEIQPGVEALIHVSEMSWSQHLRSAQDFLKIGEEVEATVLSIDRDERKMSLGIKQNSPDPWQEILSKYPKGSRHNARVRNFTNFGIFVELEEGIDGLIHISDLSWSKKIKHPSEFTKIGESIEVVVLDVDVENRRLSLGHKQLEENPWDVFETVFTIGSVHQGTIISANDKGAVVQLPYGVEAFCPNKHLLKADGKNAAAEEVVDFKVLEFNKEAKKIIVSHRNTVEGLAIEEKEARPARGGKKNADASNASDETKKAVKKVKDNLEKTTLGDVSALANLKSELEKNEKGQ, translated from the coding sequence ATGGCCGAAACAACAAACAACACAATTACCCCGCCCGAGTTTGACTGGAACGCAGTGGGTAAAAAAGCTGATCTTTATTCTAAAGAAGAGCTTGCTAACCTCGATGCGCTTTATGGTCAGACCCTGAAATCAATCAACGATCACGAGGTTGTTGAAGGGGTGGTTGTAAACAAAAACTCAAAAGAAGTCGTTGTAAACATCGGCTTCAAATCCGACGGTGTTATTCCGCTGTCTGAATTCCGCTACAACCCTGATCTGAAGTCGGGCGACAAAGTAGAGGTGTACATTGAGAATCAGGAGAATAAAGACGGACAGCTCGTTCTTTCGCACAAGAAAGCCCGCGCCATGAAGTCGTGGGAACGCATTAACAGCGCCCTTTCTACCGACGAGGTAATTAAGGGTTATGTAAAATGCCGTACCAAAGGAGGTCTTATTGTTGATGTATTCGGCATTGAGGCGTTCCTCCCGGGTTCACAAATTGATGTGAAGCCGATCCGTGACTACGATATTTACGTAGGCAAAACCATGGAGTTCAAGGTAGTGAAAATCAACAACGAATTCAAAAACGTTGTGGTTTCACACAAAGCCCTTATTGAAGAGGAACTTGAAGCCCAGAAACGCGAAATCATCAGCAAACTCGAAAAAGGTCAGGTACTTGAAGGTACCGTTAAAAACATTACCTCTTACGGTGTGTTTGTTGACCTGGGCGGCGTTGATGGCCTTATCCACATCACCGACCTTAGCTGGGGCCGTATTTCACACCCCGAAGAAATTGTTAAGCTCGATCAGAAAATCAATGTGGTTATTCTCGATTTCGACGATCAGAAGAAACGCATTGCACTCGGCCTGAAGCAGCTCACCTCACACCCGTGGGAAGCCCTCAGCGCAGAGCTGAAAGTAGGCGACAAAGTAAAAGGCAAAGTAGTGGTGATTGCCGACTACGGTGCATTTGTAGAAATCCAGCCCGGCGTAGAAGCCCTCATCCACGTGTCAGAAATGTCGTGGTCGCAGCACCTGCGCAGTGCCCAGGATTTCCTCAAAATCGGCGAAGAAGTGGAAGCTACCGTGCTTTCAATTGACCGCGACGAGCGCAAAATGTCACTCGGTATCAAGCAAAACTCGCCTGATCCGTGGCAGGAAATCCTTTCAAAATACCCGAAAGGCTCACGTCACAATGCCCGCGTTCGCAACTTTACCAACTTCGGTATTTTTGTGGAACTCGAAGAAGGTATCGACGGCCTTATTCACATCTCTGACCTCAGCTGGTCGAAAAAAATCAAGCATCCTTCAGAGTTCACCAAAATTGGTGAAAGCATCGAAGTGGTTGTGCTTGACGTGGATGTGGAAAACCGCCGCCTGAGCCTCGGCCACAAACAACTCGAAGAAAACCCCTGGGATGTATTCGAAACCGTATTCACAATCGGTTCAGTACACCAAGGCACCATTATCAGCGCAAACGACAAAGGAGCTGTTGTACAGCTGCCCTACGGCGTAGAAGCTTTCTGCCCCAACAAGCACCTGCTTAAGGCCGATGGCAAAAACGCTGCTGCTGAAGAAGTGGTTGACTTCAAAGTTCTCGAATTCAACAAAGAAGCCAAGAAAATCATTGTTTCTCACCGCAACACCGTAGAAGGTCTCGCTATCGAAGAAAAAGAAGCGCGTCCGGCCCGTGGTGGTAAGAAAAATGCCGATGCTTCTAACGCCAGCGACGAAACCAAGAAGGCGGTTAAAAAGGTGAAAGACAACCTCGAAAAAACCACCCTCGGCGACGTTTCCGCTCTGGCCAACCTGAAGTCAGAACTCGAAAAGAACGAAAAAGGTCAATAA